The following are encoded in a window of bacterium genomic DNA:
- a CDS encoding GspE/PulE family protein encodes MEPMGVRIGKILLQKQIITQTIWEKAILAQRQEPAGKQRRLQQILVDDFQIDRHRIYQAIAELYAFKEIDLGNEKIGDPQLDFIRKTIDTCTEEARNRLLSKRVLPFRPSANNKNILTVVAADPLDREIPLLLKDLPYTQIEIAYCPLEQVNSLVDRVMAFKNEFLQQLEASLQNVEVVNAEEEDKVDEAALDAEINRSMLTNLIEGTLVEAVRKGASDVHIIPKEGNVTEFHFRIDGKLQLWHALSSVKPEAVAAVIKDRSINIDRFNRNIAQDGYIQRKIDNYHIRFRVSVLPIVVSESQRRYESIVIRVLDDRKVITDLNLLGLQEQAARDFEAAIHRPQGVIIITGPTGSGKSTTLVAALHRIMDPTRNVVTVEEPVEYLIRGARQVKLGPKLNFDQALRSILRHDPDIVMVGEMRDLKSAEIAVSLANTGHITFSTLHTNDAPSAVSRLYMLGVEPFLIANAINLIMAQRLVRKLCDHCKQPVDRIDVDMAHFIGFTDHEIRKTTFYHPVGCDKCYAGYRGRQCITEALLFSHEIRQIILKNAENIDEDMVRQEAIRGGMLTLRASGRERIKSGTTTIEEVIAATVE; translated from the coding sequence ATGGAACCGATGGGAGTCCGCATCGGAAAGATTTTGCTGCAGAAGCAGATCATCACCCAAACCATTTGGGAAAAGGCCATTCTGGCGCAACGCCAGGAGCCGGCCGGCAAGCAACGCCGGCTGCAGCAGATACTGGTCGATGATTTTCAGATCGACCGCCATCGCATCTACCAGGCGATCGCCGAGCTGTACGCCTTCAAGGAGATCGATCTTGGCAACGAGAAGATCGGCGATCCGCAACTGGATTTCATCCGCAAGACCATCGACACCTGCACGGAGGAGGCGCGCAACCGCCTGCTCAGCAAGCGCGTCCTGCCTTTTCGCCCCAGCGCCAACAACAAGAACATCCTCACCGTGGTCGCCGCCGACCCGCTGGACCGCGAGATTCCGCTGCTGCTGAAAGATTTGCCCTACACCCAGATCGAGATCGCCTATTGCCCGCTGGAGCAGGTCAATTCGCTGGTCGACCGCGTGATGGCGTTCAAGAACGAGTTCCTGCAGCAGCTCGAAGCCTCGCTGCAAAACGTCGAGGTGGTGAACGCCGAGGAGGAGGACAAAGTCGACGAGGCCGCCCTCGATGCGGAAATCAACCGCAGCATGCTCACCAACTTGATCGAGGGCACGCTGGTCGAGGCGGTGCGCAAGGGCGCGAGCGACGTTCACATCATTCCCAAGGAAGGCAACGTCACCGAGTTTCATTTCCGCATCGACGGCAAACTGCAGCTCTGGCATGCGCTGTCTTCGGTGAAGCCGGAGGCGGTGGCGGCGGTGATCAAAGACCGGTCGATCAACATCGACCGTTTCAACCGCAATATCGCGCAGGACGGCTACATCCAGCGCAAGATCGACAATTATCACATTCGTTTCCGCGTCTCGGTGCTGCCCATCGTGGTGTCGGAATCGCAGCGGCGCTATGAGAGCATCGTGATTCGTGTGCTGGATGATCGCAAGGTGATCACCGATCTCAATCTGCTGGGCTTGCAGGAGCAGGCGGCGCGCGACTTCGAGGCGGCGATTCACCGGCCGCAGGGCGTGATCATCATCACCGGCCCGACGGGCAGCGGCAAGAGCACGACGCTGGTGGCGGCGCTGCACCGCATCATGGATCCCACCCGAAACGTGGTGACGGTGGAAGAGCCGGTGGAATACCTGATTCGCGGGGCGCGCCAGGTGAAGCTCGGCCCCAAACTCAACTTCGACCAGGCGCTGCGCTCGATTTTGCGCCATGACCCGGACATCGTGATGGTGGGTGAAATGCGCGATCTCAAATCCGCCGAGATTGCAGTGAGCCTGGCCAACACCGGCCACATCACCTTTTCGACGCTGCACACCAACGACGCGCCCAGCGCGGTTTCGCGGCTGTACATGCTGGGGGTGGAGCCGTTTCTCATCGCCAATGCCATCAATTTGATCATGGCGCAGCGCCTGGTGCGCAAGCTCTGTGATCACTGCAAGCAGCCGGTGGACCGCATCGATGTGGATATGGCCCATTTCATCGGGTTCACCGATCATGAGATTCGCAAGACCACGTTCTATCATCCGGTGGGCTGCGACAAGTGTTACGCCGGTTATCGCGGCCGCCAGTGCATCACCGAAGCGTTGCTGTTCAGCCATGAAATCCGGCAGATCATTCTGAAGAACGCCGAGAACATCGACGAAGACATGGTGCGCCAGGAGGCGATTCGCGGCGGCATGCTGACCCTGCGCGCCTCCGGCCGGGAACGCATCAAATCCGGCACGACCACCATTGAAGAAGTGATTGCGGCCACAGTCGAATAG
- the tadA gene encoding Flp pilus assembly complex ATPase component TadA: MLDQRLQNAKNVLARLIPQIPMRAESVELMNHIGQMLDGQPVEVREQLRQAVEFLMISMEAKDASDMDFGAVGSSGFVWYRVYGVKRPFHPEMGEFTPIETNIMLLNLLTPMEREELWNSRQLDFSYQLVTPLGRRRFRSSVYWELNHLSLSMRRINPELRPFQELGFHRQVARLMNLEYEKRGLILVTGITGAGKSATLDTIIDANNRTSNGHILIIGDPIEYIHVSQKCVVRHREVGRDVRSFKEGLVQGLRQDPDIIVISEMRDPDTIATVLEAADSGHKVMATLHTSSAVESIDRILGEMPPDEQPRIRERLASVLTCVISQKLVRSLDGKRVLAKEVMVANVSVRAAVRNNHTEEIYQIIQQSGNEGMITLEQDLARLYRGRLISYEEALNNANNKKRFEDLIKYDRS; encoded by the coding sequence ATGTTAGATCAACGACTGCAGAATGCCAAGAACGTACTGGCGCGTCTGATCCCGCAAATTCCGATGCGCGCGGAGAGCGTCGAGCTGATGAATCACATCGGGCAGATGCTCGACGGCCAGCCGGTGGAAGTCCGCGAACAACTCCGGCAGGCGGTAGAATTTTTGATGATCAGCATGGAGGCCAAGGACGCCTCCGATATGGATTTTGGGGCAGTGGGCAGCAGCGGTTTCGTGTGGTATCGGGTTTATGGTGTCAAGCGCCCCTTCCATCCGGAAATGGGCGAGTTCACGCCCATCGAGACCAACATCATGCTGCTCAATCTGCTCACGCCGATGGAGCGGGAGGAGCTGTGGAACAGCCGGCAATTGGATTTTTCCTATCAGCTCGTGACGCCGTTGGGCCGGCGGCGGTTTCGTTCTTCCGTGTATTGGGAACTGAATCATCTCTCGCTCAGCATGCGGCGCATCAATCCCGAGCTGCGGCCGTTTCAGGAGTTGGGATTCCACCGCCAGGTGGCGCGCCTGATGAATCTGGAGTATGAGAAGCGCGGCCTGATTCTGGTGACCGGTATCACCGGCGCCGGCAAGAGCGCGACGCTGGACACGATCATCGACGCCAACAATCGCACCTCCAACGGCCACATTCTGATCATCGGCGACCCGATTGAGTACATTCACGTGTCGCAAAAGTGTGTGGTGCGCCATCGCGAAGTCGGGCGGGACGTGCGCAGCTTCAAAGAAGGCCTGGTGCAGGGTTTGCGGCAGGATCCGGACATCATCGTCATCAGCGAAATGCGCGATCCCGATACCATCGCCACGGTGTTGGAAGCGGCGGACAGCGGCCACAAAGTGATGGCGACCTTGCACACCTCCTCGGCGGTGGAGAGTATCGACCGCATTTTGGGCGAGATGCCGCCCGACGAGCAGCCGCGCATTCGCGAGCGTTTGGCGAGCGTGTTGACTTGTGTGATTTCGCAGAAGCTGGTGCGCAGCCTGGACGGCAAGCGCGTGCTGGCCAAGGAAGTGATGGTGGCCAACGTCTCGGTGCGGGCCGCCGTTCGCAACAATCACACGGAGGAGATTTATCAAATCATCCAGCAGTCCGGCAACGAGGGCATGATCACGCTGGAGCAGGACCTGGCGCGGCTCTATCGCGGCCGGCTGATTTCCTATGAAGAAGCGCTCAACAATGCCAACAACAAGAAGCGCTTCGAAGATCTGATCAAGTACGATCGCTCGTGA
- a CDS encoding type II and III secretion system protein: MKKRLLVSLLLLCCGVAAQAQNNAPPQPYGPDEMISLNQNMPLPAALEILSGFARKFENRVIIDAKAPNKPIGVSVENMHWKRALEYVLRSNMLRYEPHEQYYEVLEMVPTQAAAEPTESDISINTREIEINAVFFQADYETLHELGINWSTFKNGTVQFQTFGADEVVKDILRVSAGGNIRGSVNVNALLRAFESRSLGEIIARPKIRVMDGEKGKIKVGKNFFLTLQDFAGNTRFSEYESGIILTVTPTLHGRKDSTFIYLSLTAERSDVQPDAVGVTKSVTEGQTHVLLLDGEETVMAGLLSHELLKVRKGVPLLKDIPLLGYLFGYTSNRIRKKELVILLEAQIVPSLLGRRGRQVDVREQLNRDWQELRRRAPEKDDLRGTKKNPAREPRRSPQSNRIK, encoded by the coding sequence ATGAAGAAACGCCTGCTCGTCAGCCTGCTCCTCCTGTGCTGTGGCGTCGCGGCCCAGGCGCAGAACAATGCGCCGCCCCAGCCCTACGGTCCGGACGAAATGATTTCGCTGAATCAGAATATGCCGTTGCCCGCCGCGCTGGAGATTCTCTCCGGTTTCGCGCGCAAGTTCGAAAACCGGGTGATTATCGATGCCAAGGCGCCCAACAAGCCCATCGGCGTGTCGGTGGAAAACATGCACTGGAAACGTGCGCTGGAATACGTGTTGCGTTCCAACATGCTGCGCTACGAGCCGCACGAACAGTATTATGAAGTGCTGGAGATGGTGCCGACGCAGGCCGCGGCCGAACCGACGGAGAGCGACATCTCGATCAATACCCGCGAAATCGAGATCAACGCCGTCTTTTTTCAAGCTGACTATGAAACCCTGCACGAGCTGGGCATCAACTGGAGCACCTTCAAGAATGGAACCGTGCAGTTTCAAACTTTTGGCGCGGACGAAGTGGTGAAGGACATTCTGCGCGTGTCTGCCGGCGGCAATATTCGCGGATCGGTGAATGTCAATGCCCTGTTGCGCGCCTTCGAAAGCCGCAGCCTGGGCGAGATCATCGCGCGCCCCAAAATTCGCGTGATGGACGGCGAGAAAGGCAAGATCAAAGTCGGCAAGAATTTCTTCCTCACCCTGCAGGACTTTGCCGGCAACACGCGCTTCTCCGAATACGAGTCCGGCATCATTTTGACCGTCACCCCGACGCTGCACGGCCGCAAGGATTCGACCTTCATCTATCTGAGCCTGACCGCGGAGCGCAGCGACGTACAGCCGGATGCCGTGGGCGTCACCAAGAGCGTGACCGAAGGCCAGACGCATGTACTGCTGCTCGACGGTGAGGAAACGGTGATGGCGGGCTTGCTGAGCCATGAACTGCTCAAAGTGCGCAAGGGCGTACCGCTGTTGAAGGACATTCCGTTACTGGGTTACCTCTTCGGCTATACCAGCAACCGCATACGCAAGAAAGAATTGGTGATTTTGCTCGAGGCCCAGATCGTCCCCAGTTTGTTGGGGCGGCGCGGCCGGCAGGTGGATGTGAGAGAACAATTGAATCGGGACTGGCAGGAGTTGAGACGCCGGGCCCCGGAAAAGGACGACCTGCGTGGTACGAAAAAGAATCCGGCGCGTGAGCCCCGCCGCTCGCCGCAATCGAATCGCATCAAGTAA
- a CDS encoding PQQ-binding-like beta-propeller repeat protein yields the protein MSLFHLGSKLTWEQYLRVSSFVKDLKGQIRQNNKPAPVPVPEQTRALVASPHALERKYGPNYDALTHTLDSDLGKLDQAFQANGEALHALRNSFDYHMALVVEQLRLQSQTMLNLEKRLDAIHATLENPVLTQAKEYYRIGCERLVKGLLDKALEAFQESEKKDDTNFMTQLLIGKLYLYGINDECNLINLAAAERHLRAAARYAKAEMKLLPEASQFAGEALLHAAISCYAQADHQGKKGNKIEAGRLIQESLSLSKQATKIYPQLSESHYHTAKMAALIGDGKTAAAVLEKAIALNEEYCLKADVDPEFRYTRKEITDLFLQLRQKSGDELGYKFQKVERLLTEWAFVTEEARNAEADMRRILAEARACMARKTYFDNRDAMQLLQQIEVIFQSLLVHKLALHKMSAHYGRVNVIAISPHGTYLASGGADRTVRIWRLSDNQLLFTLQGHSEAISELTFSHSGATLASVDRKGTVKLWQVAKGQMLREIGEPGAAVQCLAFSPDDSMVAIGSSNRDATLWRVADGRLVQRVSGHKSSVDTVVFSYDGSMLASGSPDNTAMLWDVKEGKLRHRFLGCSGLASSLAFSVNDKILITGANDGSVRFYQVDDGSLLYALPAKNGNISWLALSSSGSTLATVNYGQSLQLWDATDGKLLYNLTPFSPGITAVRFSPDETIVAATDFQDRSIKLWNVHDGKLAHVIAGDLTTSAFSPDGTILVTGDETGSLRFWGRMITAKPAGMAIAAAQEHVPEFDISDLEEEHNQTRRSPARPKANGAAAKPVTPRPAAGDWTERPAAPRPSTNVRGYDKPPALPERIADPAPPNIESVYQAKEPPAEEQPNLFEVDPAAAPRRSSRVIDHILQQIAGEMMGDAPANPAEGGSRDQSSPFDLSGASDRPSDLGEFERQRQERREKSGRCLVCGRHLGASAKLLKMKYCRKHYFNH from the coding sequence ATGTCACTCTTTCATCTCGGCTCGAAACTGACATGGGAACAGTATCTCCGGGTTTCTTCCTTTGTCAAGGATCTCAAAGGGCAAATTCGCCAGAACAACAAGCCCGCGCCGGTGCCCGTGCCGGAACAGACCCGCGCGCTGGTGGCCAGTCCGCATGCCCTGGAGCGCAAATACGGCCCGAACTACGATGCGCTCACGCACACGCTGGATTCCGACCTGGGCAAGCTCGATCAAGCCTTTCAAGCCAACGGCGAGGCCTTGCATGCCCTGCGCAACAGCTTCGATTATCACATGGCATTGGTGGTCGAGCAACTGCGGCTGCAAAGCCAGACCATGCTGAATCTCGAAAAGCGGCTGGATGCCATTCATGCCACCCTGGAAAACCCGGTGCTCACCCAGGCCAAGGAATACTATCGCATCGGCTGCGAGCGGCTGGTGAAGGGCTTGCTCGACAAGGCGCTGGAGGCCTTTCAGGAGTCGGAGAAGAAAGACGACACCAATTTCATGACGCAGTTGCTGATCGGCAAGCTCTATCTCTACGGCATCAATGACGAGTGCAACCTGATCAATCTGGCGGCAGCCGAGCGCCATTTGCGCGCCGCCGCCCGCTATGCCAAGGCCGAGATGAAGCTGCTGCCCGAAGCCTCGCAGTTTGCCGGCGAAGCCCTGCTGCACGCGGCCATCTCGTGCTATGCGCAGGCGGACCATCAAGGCAAGAAGGGCAACAAGATCGAGGCCGGCCGTTTGATCCAGGAATCGTTGTCGCTGTCGAAGCAGGCCACCAAGATCTACCCCCAGCTTTCGGAGAGCCACTATCACACCGCCAAAATGGCGGCGCTGATCGGCGACGGCAAAACCGCGGCGGCCGTGCTGGAGAAGGCCATCGCGCTCAATGAAGAGTATTGCCTGAAGGCGGATGTCGATCCGGAGTTCCGTTACACCCGCAAGGAAATCACGGATCTGTTCCTGCAGCTCCGGCAGAAGAGCGGCGATGAGCTGGGCTATAAGTTTCAGAAGGTGGAGCGGCTGTTGACGGAATGGGCTTTCGTCACCGAGGAGGCCAGGAATGCCGAGGCCGATATGCGCCGGATTCTGGCGGAGGCGCGGGCGTGCATGGCGCGCAAAACCTACTTCGACAATCGCGATGCCATGCAGTTGCTGCAGCAAATCGAAGTCATCTTTCAATCCCTGCTGGTGCACAAGCTGGCGCTGCACAAAATGTCGGCGCATTACGGCCGTGTCAACGTGATTGCCATCAGCCCGCACGGCACCTACCTGGCGAGCGGCGGCGCTGACCGCACGGTGCGAATCTGGCGCCTGAGCGACAACCAGCTTCTGTTCACGCTGCAGGGGCACAGCGAAGCCATCAGCGAGTTGACGTTCAGCCACAGCGGCGCCACGCTGGCAAGTGTCGATCGCAAGGGCACGGTCAAACTTTGGCAGGTGGCCAAAGGCCAGATGCTGCGCGAAATCGGCGAGCCGGGCGCGGCGGTGCAATGCCTGGCTTTCAGCCCGGATGACAGCATGGTCGCAATCGGCAGCAGCAATCGTGACGCAACCCTGTGGCGCGTGGCCGACGGCCGGCTGGTGCAACGCGTCAGCGGACACAAAAGCAGCGTGGATACCGTGGTGTTCAGTTACGATGGCAGCATGCTCGCTTCCGGCAGTCCGGACAACACCGCGATGTTGTGGGACGTGAAAGAAGGTAAACTGCGCCACCGTTTTCTCGGCTGTTCCGGCTTGGCCAGCAGTCTGGCCTTCAGCGTGAACGACAAGATTCTGATTACCGGTGCCAACGACGGCAGCGTGCGCTTTTATCAAGTCGATGACGGCTCGTTGCTGTATGCGCTGCCGGCCAAGAACGGCAACATCAGTTGGCTGGCGCTCAGCTCCTCCGGTTCCACGCTTGCCACCGTGAACTACGGCCAGTCGCTGCAATTGTGGGACGCCACTGACGGCAAGCTGCTCTACAACCTGACGCCCTTTTCCCCGGGCATCACCGCGGTGCGCTTCAGTCCGGATGAAACCATCGTGGCCGCGACTGATTTTCAAGACCGCAGCATCAAGCTCTGGAACGTGCACGACGGCAAGCTGGCGCACGTGATCGCCGGCGACCTCACCACCAGCGCCTTCAGCCCGGACGGCACGATCCTCGTGACCGGCGACGAAACCGGCAGCCTGCGCTTTTGGGGAAGAATGATCACAGCCAAACCCGCGGGAATGGCCATCGCGGCGGCGCAGGAACACGTGCCGGAATTCGACATCAGTGATCTTGAAGAAGAACACAATCAAACCCGGCGCAGCCCGGCCCGGCCCAAAGCCAACGGCGCGGCTGCCAAACCAGTAACGCCACGGCCCGCTGCCGGCGACTGGACGGAACGTCCTGCCGCGCCGCGGCCCAGCACCAATGTCAGGGGCTATGACAAGCCGCCGGCCCTGCCGGAACGCATTGCAGATCCGGCGCCGCCGAACATCGAGTCCGTATATCAAGCCAAAGAGCCGCCGGCGGAAGAGCAGCCCAATCTCTTCGAAGTGGATCCGGCCGCAGCGCCGCGGCGCAGCTCGCGCGTCATCGATCACATTCTCCAGCAAATCGCCGGTGAGATGATGGGCGATGCGCCGGCAAATCCGGCTGAGGGCGGCAGCAGAGATCAATCTTCGCCGTTCGATCTCTCCGGCGCCTCTGACCGTCCGTCTGATCTCGGCGAGTTTGAGCGGCAGCGCCAGGAAAGAAGGGAGAAGTCCGGCAGATGTTTGGTCTGTGGCCGGCACCTGGGCGCCAGCGCCAAACTCCTGAAGATGAAATACTGCCGGAAACACTATTTCAACCATTAA
- a CDS encoding ABC transporter ATP-binding protein — protein MISLQVNRLSKRFGNVTALHEVSFAVEAGEVFGYLGPNGAGKTTTLRILLGLVFADHGEIRLLGNATTAPAAHRGLGYLPGELQLYGNLSGLDLLDYFARFRPQQPPVLRARLIEAFALEEATLRRKVKFLSHGTRQKLGLLLALQHDPELLLLDEPTTGLDPLVQQALHAILRDFAGRGRAVLFSSHVLSEVEALCSRVAILRRGEIVAIETIASLRRQMVRRMHVRFRQPAPADLARTPGVTAAEIAGSEATLWIQGEVNPILRRLAGADLDHFVFPEPELEDVFLSYYREQAAGDA, from the coding sequence ATGATCAGCCTGCAAGTCAACCGCCTCTCCAAACGTTTTGGCAATGTCACCGCGCTGCACGAAGTGAGCTTTGCCGTGGAGGCCGGCGAAGTGTTCGGCTATCTCGGCCCCAACGGCGCGGGCAAGACCACGACCCTGCGCATTCTGCTCGGCTTGGTGTTCGCCGATCACGGCGAGATTCGGCTGTTGGGCAACGCGACCACAGCACCGGCGGCGCATCGCGGCCTGGGCTATCTCCCCGGCGAGCTGCAACTCTACGGCAATTTGAGCGGCCTCGACCTGCTGGATTACTTCGCCCGCTTCCGGCCCCAGCAGCCGCCGGTGTTGCGCGCAAGACTGATCGAAGCCTTTGCGCTCGAGGAGGCCACGCTGCGGCGCAAAGTGAAATTCCTCTCGCACGGCACGCGCCAGAAGCTGGGCTTGCTCCTCGCGCTGCAGCACGATCCCGAGTTGCTGCTGCTCGACGAGCCGACGACCGGACTTGATCCTCTGGTGCAACAGGCCCTTCACGCGATTTTGCGGGATTTTGCCGGGCGCGGCCGCGCCGTGTTGTTTTCCTCGCACGTACTTTCCGAAGTCGAGGCTTTGTGCAGCCGGGTGGCGATTTTGCGCCGCGGCGAAATCGTTGCCATCGAAACCATTGCCAGCTTGCGGCGGCAGATGGTGCGGCGGATGCACGTACGCTTTCGCCAGCCGGCGCCGGCTGATTTGGCGCGCACCCCGGGCGTCACCGCCGCTGAAATCGCCGGTAGCGAAGCCACCTTGTGGATTCAAGGCGAAGTCAATCCCATTCTGCGCCGTCTGGCCGGGGCTGACCTCGATCACTTCGTGTTCCCCGAGCCGGAGCTGGAAGATGTTTTCTTGAGCTACTATCGCGAGCAGGCGGCCGGCGATGCGTAA
- a CDS encoding ABC transporter permease, which translates to MRNLFFHLARRHGLFLSLIALLLGGFEYLLCAILGTVDLSSGLQELMKSMPPFLQSVISNQFAANLTTAGFLAFGWNHPIVHALATTAAIALAAAAIAGEIENGMIEFLLSQPISRRQYLAGQILFALFSLAAISACGILGTAIGQKRFALPAFAVAALPQIGVSFFLLQSTWYAVTLSLSAFVRERSHVSGTAFLLALVAYVLYVLGSVWPSAAFLLPFSLFHYYTPQAILLEQVWRLPPVLVLLGLTVAGLTLALWRFQRRDIP; encoded by the coding sequence ATGCGTAATCTGTTCTTTCATTTGGCCAGACGGCACGGGCTGTTTCTGAGCCTCATCGCGTTGCTGTTGGGCGGATTCGAGTACCTGCTGTGCGCGATTCTCGGCACGGTGGATCTCAGCAGCGGCCTGCAAGAGCTGATGAAATCCATGCCGCCATTTCTGCAGTCGGTGATCAGCAACCAATTCGCCGCGAACTTGACCACAGCCGGGTTTCTCGCGTTTGGCTGGAACCATCCGATCGTGCATGCGCTGGCCACGACGGCGGCGATTGCGCTGGCCGCGGCTGCCATTGCCGGTGAAATCGAAAACGGCATGATCGAGTTCCTGCTGAGCCAGCCGATCTCGCGGCGGCAGTATCTGGCCGGACAAATCCTTTTTGCCCTGTTCAGCCTCGCGGCCATCAGCGCATGCGGAATTTTGGGAACGGCCATTGGGCAGAAACGCTTCGCCTTGCCGGCGTTTGCTGTGGCCGCGCTGCCGCAGATCGGCGTGAGCTTCTTTCTGCTGCAGAGTACTTGGTATGCCGTCACGCTGAGTCTCTCGGCATTTGTGCGCGAACGCAGCCATGTTTCCGGCACCGCGTTCCTGCTCGCGCTCGTTGCCTATGTGCTCTATGTTTTGGGAAGTGTGTGGCCGTCAGCCGCATTCTTGCTGCCGTTTTCATTGTTCCACTACTACACGCCGCAGGCGATTCTGCTGGAGCAAGTCTGGCGTCTGCCGCCGGTGCTGGTATTGTTGGGATTGACAGTTGCCGGCCTCACGCTCGCGCTGTGGCGGTTTCAGCGCAGGGACATTCCCTGA
- a CDS encoding penicillin acylase family protein: MASRRLLVDTPWAKITRDENGVPHVEAREEVELYWGMGYCHAADRGLQMLLMRLLGRGQASEFLDSSDAMLEVDRFFRRMNWGGNLAAEIAKLSPAALEACLSYCEGANDSFSRKVPWECKLLGYQPEPWRLEDIILLSRMTGYLTLAQSQAEIERLLLEMVQANISLAQLEELFPGQLNGLDVDLIKKVTLVNRIVPAELAWQTVLPKMMASNNWVIAGRRTASGKPMLANDPHLETNRLPNIWYEMVLTCGARYSLCATMPGLPGMLLGRNNDLAWGATYTFMDAVDSWIEQCKEGRYRRDRNEWVAFRERREVIERKKKAAVEVVFYENEHGVLEGDPHAEGYYLATRWSGAETGAQTLNHAVAMWLAASVEEGREHLGQYEVSFNWVLADRHGNIGYQMSGLMPKRRVGVSGLVPLPGWKPENDWAGFVDYRELPRCLNPEAGYFVTANQNLNDWGVAKPINIAMGPYRAERIAEMIESQSNLTPADMMKMQYDVHSVQAERFLQVLHPLLPATLPGRILAEWDCSYATTSQGAYLFEQFYHRLLREVFGAAGWGGRVAGFLAEETALFVDFYANFDAVLLSENSEWFGGKSREEIFRRVAEAALAILPKPWGEVQKLKLCHLVLGDKLPRLFGFDRGPVQLRGGRATPHQGQIYRSGGRQTSFTPSFRMITDFSRDELYTNLAGGPSDRRFSKWYCSDLKNWLSGVYKSLRP, from the coding sequence TTGGCCAGTCGCCGTTTACTGGTAGATACGCCCTGGGCGAAAATCACGCGCGATGAAAATGGCGTGCCGCACGTCGAGGCGCGCGAAGAAGTCGAATTGTACTGGGGCATGGGCTACTGCCATGCCGCCGATCGCGGCCTGCAAATGCTGCTCATGCGGCTGCTCGGCCGCGGGCAAGCCTCGGAGTTTCTCGACAGCAGTGACGCCATGCTGGAAGTCGACCGGTTTTTTCGCCGCATGAATTGGGGCGGCAACCTCGCGGCTGAGATTGCGAAGCTCTCGCCGGCGGCATTGGAAGCCTGCCTGTCTTATTGCGAGGGCGCCAATGATTCTTTCAGCCGGAAGGTGCCGTGGGAATGCAAGCTGCTCGGCTATCAGCCCGAGCCCTGGCGGCTGGAAGACATCATCCTGCTCAGCCGCATGACGGGTTATCTGACTCTGGCGCAATCCCAAGCCGAGATCGAGCGCCTGCTGTTGGAAATGGTGCAGGCGAATATCAGCCTGGCACAACTCGAAGAGCTGTTTCCCGGCCAACTCAACGGTCTGGATGTGGACCTGATCAAAAAAGTCACGCTGGTCAATCGTATCGTGCCTGCCGAGCTGGCTTGGCAGACTGTCCTACCCAAGATGATGGCCTCCAACAATTGGGTGATTGCCGGCCGGCGAACCGCCTCCGGCAAGCCCATGCTCGCGAATGATCCCCATCTTGAAACCAACCGCCTGCCCAACATCTGGTATGAGATGGTGTTGACTTGCGGCGCGCGCTACAGCCTGTGTGCCACCATGCCCGGGCTGCCCGGCATGCTGCTGGGCCGCAACAATGACCTGGCTTGGGGCGCCACTTATACTTTCATGGACGCGGTTGATTCGTGGATCGAGCAGTGCAAAGAGGGCCGCTATCGCCGCGACCGCAACGAATGGGTGGCCTTTCGTGAACGCCGCGAAGTGATCGAGCGCAAAAAGAAAGCCGCGGTGGAAGTCGTTTTCTACGAGAATGAACACGGTGTGCTCGAGGGGGATCCACACGCCGAAGGTTACTATCTCGCCACGCGCTGGTCGGGCGCGGAAACCGGCGCTCAGACTCTCAACCACGCGGTCGCGATGTGGCTGGCGGCTTCGGTGGAAGAGGGCCGTGAGCATCTCGGCCAATATGAAGTTTCATTCAACTGGGTGTTGGCGGACCGGCACGGGAACATCGGCTATCAAATGTCCGGTTTGATGCCGAAGCGCCGCGTGGGGGTTTCCGGTTTGGTGCCGCTGCCCGGCTGGAAGCCGGAGAATGATTGGGCCGGTTTTGTGGACTATCGCGAGTTGCCGCGCTGTTTGAATCCGGAAGCGGGCTATTTTGTCACCGCCAATCAGAACCTCAATGACTGGGGCGTGGCCAAGCCGATCAACATCGCGATGGGGCCTTACCGCGCCGAGCGCATCGCCGAGATGATCGAATCGCAGTCCAATCTCACGCCGGCGGACATGATGAAGATGCAGTACGATGTGCATTCGGTGCAGGCGGAACGCTTTCTGCAAGTGCTGCATCCGCTGCTGCCGGCCACGCTGCCGGGCCGCATTCTGGCCGAGTGGGATTGCAGTTACGCCACAACCTCACAAGGCGCGTACTTATTCGAGCAGTTCTATCACCGCCTGCTGCGGGAAGTGTTCGGCGCTGCGGGCTGGGGCGGCCGGGTGGCCGGCTTTCTGGCGGAAGAAACCGCGCTGTTTGTCGATTTCTATGCGAATTTCGATGCGGTGTTGCTTTCGGAAAATTCGGAATGGTTCGGCGGCAAATCGCGCGAGGAAATCTTTCGCCGGGTGGCGGAAGCGGCGCTGGCGATCTTGCCGAAACCATGGGGCGAAGTGCAGAAACTGAAGCTGTGCCATTTGGTTCTCGGCGACAAGCTGCCGCGGCTCTTCGGTTTCGATCGCGGTCCGGTACAGTTGCGCGGCGGCCGCGCCACGCCGCATCAGGGCCAAATCTACCGCAGCGGTGGCCGTCAAACCAGCTTCACGCCTTCCTTCCGCATGATCACTGATTTCAGCCGCGACGAGTTGTACACCAACCTGGCCGGCGGCCCCTCGGACCGGCGTTTCTCAAAGTGGTATTGTTCTGACTTGAAAAACTGGCTCAGCGGCGTCTACAAATCTCTGCGGCCGTGA